From Streptomyces cyaneogriseus subsp. noncyanogenus, the proteins below share one genomic window:
- a CDS encoding SDR family NAD(P)-dependent oxidoreductase — protein sequence MTTALITGSTAGIGAAFARRLAADGHDLVLVARDTGRLRVQATELHDRHGIEAEVLTADLATDDGIEAVATRLGDRRNPVDLLINNAGFGNKGRYLEAPMADELRMLKVHVEAVLRLTSAAVEAMRERGRGGVVNVASVAAFVPRGTYGASKAWVVQFTQGAARDLAGSGVRLMALCPGFVRTEFHQRAGMGTDNIPGWLWLDADKVVATALTDLARGKTVSVPDPRYKALMGAAKLAPRGLLGGITSKTGRKYGPR from the coding sequence ATGACAACGGCATTGATTACGGGATCGACGGCAGGCATCGGCGCCGCGTTCGCTCGGCGGCTGGCCGCCGACGGGCACGACCTGGTGCTGGTGGCCCGCGACACCGGCCGGCTGCGGGTGCAGGCGACCGAGCTGCACGACCGGCACGGCATCGAGGCGGAGGTCCTGACGGCCGACCTGGCGACCGATGACGGCATCGAGGCGGTGGCCACCCGGCTGGGCGACCGCAGGAACCCGGTCGACCTGCTGATCAACAACGCCGGTTTCGGCAACAAGGGCCGCTATCTCGAGGCCCCCATGGCCGACGAGCTGCGGATGCTGAAGGTGCACGTCGAGGCGGTGCTGCGGCTGACCTCGGCGGCGGTGGAGGCGATGCGGGAGCGCGGGCGCGGCGGCGTCGTCAACGTCGCCTCGGTCGCCGCCTTCGTGCCGCGCGGCACCTACGGGGCCTCCAAGGCGTGGGTCGTGCAGTTCACCCAGGGCGCGGCGCGCGACCTGGCGGGCAGCGGCGTGCGGCTGATGGCGCTGTGCCCCGGCTTCGTGCGCACCGAGTTCCACCAGCGGGCCGGGATGGGCACGGACAACATCCCCGGCTGGCTGTGGCTGGACGCGGACAAGGTGGTGGCGACGGCGCTCACCGACCTCGCCCGGGGCAAGACCGTGTCCGTCCCGGACCCGCGCTACAAGGCCCTGATGGGCGCGGCGAAACTGGCGCCGCGCGGACTCCTCGGCGGGATCACGTCG
- a CDS encoding MOSC domain-containing protein, whose translation MKLLSVNTGRARRVPYTDQPQGLTGIDKRPADGPVRVAAPGPKGLGGSGLAGDDVCDTRHHGGDDQAVYAMAREDLDDWERELGRPLPNGSFGENLTTAGLDVSGARIGERWRVGPEVVLEVTCGRIPCRTFQEHLGEKQWVRRFTRKGAPGAYLRVVEPGEIRAGDAVEIVHRPDHEVTVALQFRAVTTERELLPRLLAAGAALHPESLEAARAYADRYGT comes from the coding sequence ATGAAGCTTCTCTCTGTGAACACCGGCCGGGCGAGGCGCGTGCCGTACACCGATCAGCCGCAGGGCCTCACGGGGATCGACAAGCGGCCGGCCGACGGACCGGTGCGGGTGGCGGCGCCGGGCCCGAAGGGGCTCGGCGGGAGCGGGCTGGCCGGGGACGACGTGTGCGACACCCGCCACCACGGCGGCGACGACCAGGCGGTGTACGCGATGGCCCGCGAGGACCTCGACGACTGGGAGCGCGAGCTGGGCCGCCCGCTGCCGAACGGCTCGTTCGGCGAGAACCTCACCACGGCCGGTCTGGACGTGTCCGGGGCGCGGATCGGCGAGCGCTGGCGCGTCGGGCCCGAGGTGGTGCTGGAGGTCACCTGCGGGCGGATTCCCTGCCGCACCTTCCAGGAGCATCTGGGCGAGAAGCAGTGGGTGCGGCGCTTCACGCGCAAGGGGGCGCCCGGCGCCTATCTGCGGGTGGTGGAGCCCGGCGAGATACGGGCGGGCGACGCGGTGGAGATCGTGCACCGGCCGGACCACGAGGTCACGGTGGCGTTGCAGTTCCGGGCGGTGACCACCGAGCGGGAGCTGCTGCCGCGGCTGCTGGCGGCGGGCGCGGCCCTGCACCCGGAGTCGCTGGAGGCGGCCCGGGCGTACGCGGACCGGTACGGCACCTGA
- a CDS encoding LysR family transcriptional regulator, with amino-acid sequence MIEARHLRVLRAVAATGSFSAAGRELGCTQPAVSQQMKALEASVGTPLLVRSGREMRLTQAGEALVRHAAGILAGLTAAEEEVAAIAGLRAGRVRLVSFPSGSSALVPTALAALRAAHPGTRVFLEEAEPPRSVELLREGDCDVALAFRYAGAAGAEEWDDLVVRPLLTDRLVALVPERHRLARAESVAIGELAGEPWIAGCPRCRGQLVEVCEGAGFTPRIDFATDDYPAVVGLVGAGLGVAVLPQLAVESVRPRGARTVALEPAVERQIVALTLPDLAQVPAVAATLEQLARAAAR; translated from the coding sequence GTGATCGAAGCCCGTCATCTCCGCGTGCTCCGCGCCGTGGCCGCCACCGGCTCCTTCTCGGCCGCCGGGCGCGAGCTGGGCTGCACCCAGCCCGCCGTCAGCCAGCAGATGAAGGCCCTGGAGGCGTCCGTGGGCACCCCCCTGCTGGTCCGCAGCGGACGCGAGATGCGGCTGACCCAGGCCGGCGAGGCGCTCGTCCGGCACGCCGCCGGGATCCTCGCCGGGCTGACGGCGGCCGAGGAGGAGGTCGCCGCCATCGCCGGGCTGCGCGCGGGCCGGGTCCGGCTGGTCTCCTTCCCCAGCGGCAGCTCCGCCCTCGTGCCCACCGCCCTGGCCGCGCTGCGCGCCGCCCACCCCGGCACCCGCGTCTTCCTGGAGGAGGCCGAGCCGCCCAGATCCGTCGAGCTGCTGCGCGAGGGCGACTGCGACGTGGCGCTCGCCTTCCGCTACGCGGGCGCGGCGGGCGCCGAGGAGTGGGACGACCTCGTCGTACGGCCGCTGCTGACCGACCGGCTCGTGGCGCTCGTACCGGAGCGTCACCGCCTCGCGCGCGCGGAGTCCGTCGCCATCGGGGAGCTGGCGGGGGAGCCGTGGATCGCGGGCTGCCCGCGCTGCCGGGGCCAACTGGTCGAGGTGTGCGAAGGGGCCGGCTTCACCCCCCGCATCGACTTCGCCACCGACGACTACCCGGCCGTCGTCGGGCTGGTCGGGGCCGGGCTGGGCGTGGCCGTCCTGCCCCAGCTCGCCGTCGAGTCGGTACGGCCGCGCGGCGCGCGCACGGTGGCCCTGGAACCGGCGGTCGAGCGGCAGATCGTCGCGCTCACCCTGCCCGACCTGGCCCAGGTCCCGGCGGTGGCGGCGACGCTGGAGCAGCTCGCGCGGGCGGCGGCGCGGTAA
- a CDS encoding WhiB family transcriptional regulator — translation MADFSRLPGPNADLWDWQLLAACRGVDSSLFFHPEGERGAARSARENSAKEVCMRCPVRAECAAHALAVREPYGVWGGLTEDEREELMGRARHRLVSTSATGGDASSNN, via the coding sequence ATGGCAGATTTCTCCCGCCTTCCCGGACCGAACGCGGACCTGTGGGACTGGCAGCTCCTTGCTGCGTGCCGCGGGGTGGACAGCTCGCTCTTCTTCCACCCGGAGGGCGAGCGCGGTGCGGCTCGAAGCGCTCGCGAGAACTCGGCCAAGGAGGTTTGCATGAGGTGCCCGGTCCGCGCCGAGTGCGCGGCGCACGCGCTGGCGGTCAGAGAGCCGTACGGCGTGTGGGGCGGGCTGACCGAGGACGAGCGCGAAGAGCTCATGGGACGAGCGCGCCACCGGCTGGTGTCGACGTCGGCCACCGGCGGGGACGCCTCGTCGAACAATTGA
- a CDS encoding response regulator transcription factor: MTSVLVCDDSPLAREALRRAVATVPGVERVTTAANGEEVLRRWGADRSDLILMDVRMPGLGGVETVRRLLSADPGARIIMLTVAEDLDGVALAVAAGARGYLHKDASRAELRATVTQALADPTWRLAPRRLRSAEMGAAPTLTAREIQVLEGMSHGRSNAEIGRELFLSEDTVKTHARRLFKKLGASDRAHAVALGFRWGLVR; encoded by the coding sequence ATGACATCCGTCCTCGTCTGCGACGACTCCCCGCTTGCCCGAGAGGCGCTCCGCCGCGCGGTGGCCACCGTGCCCGGCGTCGAGCGCGTGACGACGGCGGCCAACGGCGAGGAAGTCCTCCGCCGCTGGGGCGCCGACCGCTCGGACCTGATCCTGATGGACGTACGCATGCCCGGACTGGGCGGCGTCGAGACCGTCCGGCGGCTGCTGTCCGCCGACCCCGGTGCGCGCATCATCATGCTCACCGTCGCCGAGGACCTGGACGGCGTGGCCCTCGCCGTCGCCGCCGGCGCCCGCGGTTACCTGCACAAGGACGCCTCGCGCGCCGAGCTGCGCGCCACGGTCACGCAGGCCCTCGCCGACCCGACCTGGCGGCTCGCCCCGCGCCGGCTGCGCTCCGCCGAGATGGGCGCCGCGCCCACCCTCACCGCGCGCGAGATCCAGGTGCTCGAAGGCATGAGCCACGGCCGCTCCAACGCCGAGATCGGCCGCGAGCTGTTCCTCTCCGAGGACACCGTCAAGACGCACGCCCGCCGGCTCTTCAAGAAGCTCGGCGCCTCGGACCGGGCACACGCCGTGGCGCTCGGCTTCCGGTGGGGCCTGGTCCGCTAG
- a CDS encoding sigma-70 family RNA polymerase sigma factor, whose product MRDDDAVPAEGTIGALVHRAVDGDEQATHDLLAHVHPLALRYCRTRLSRLPGDARHFVEDLAQEVCVAVLLALPRYKDTGRPFEAFVFAIAAHKVADLQRAAMRHPGSTAVPSDEMPERPDDSLGPEERALLSSDAEWAKKLLANLPESQRELLLLRIAVGLTAEETGRMLGMSPGAVRVAQHRALSRLRALAEQ is encoded by the coding sequence ATGCGCGACGACGATGCGGTTCCCGCGGAAGGGACCATCGGTGCGCTCGTCCATCGCGCCGTCGACGGGGACGAGCAGGCCACGCACGATCTGCTCGCCCATGTCCATCCCCTCGCGCTGCGCTACTGCCGCACCCGGCTGTCGCGCCTGCCGGGCGACGCCCGGCACTTCGTCGAGGACCTCGCCCAGGAGGTCTGCGTCGCGGTGCTGCTCGCGCTGCCCCGGTACAAGGACACCGGGCGTCCCTTCGAGGCGTTCGTCTTCGCCATCGCCGCCCACAAGGTCGCCGACCTCCAGCGCGCGGCGATGCGGCACCCCGGTTCGACGGCCGTTCCGTCGGACGAGATGCCCGAGCGGCCGGACGACTCCCTCGGCCCCGAGGAGCGGGCGCTGCTCAGCAGCGACGCCGAATGGGCCAAGAAACTCCTGGCCAACCTGCCCGAGAGCCAGCGGGAGCTGCTGCTGCTGCGCATCGCGGTGGGCCTGACGGCCGAGGAGACGGGCCGGATGTTGGGAATGTCACCCGGCGCGGTCCGGGTGGCCCAGCACCGGGCGCTGAGCCGGCTGCGGGCCCTGGCCGAGCAGTAG
- the guaB gene encoding IMP dehydrogenase — MTANVDGVPGKFATLGLTYDDVLLLPGPSDMAPDEIDTASYVSKNVRVNIPLLSAAMDKVTESRMAIAMARQGGVGVLHRNLSIEDQANQVDLVKRSESGMVANPITIHPDATLAEADALCAKFRISGVPVTDGAGKLLGIVTNRDMAFETDRSRRVREVMTPMPLVTGKVGISGVEAVELLRRHKIEKLPLVDDEGVLKGLITVKDFVKAEKYPNAAKDAEGRLLVGAAVGVAGDAFERAQALIEKGVDFIVVDTAHGHSRLVGDMVAKIKSNSSGVDVIGGNIATRDGAQALVDAGADGIKVGVGPGSICTTRVVAGVGVPQVTAIYEAALAAKEAGVPVIGDGGLQYSGDIAKALVAGADTVMLGSLLAGCEESPGELMFINGKQFKSYRGMGSLGAMQTRGDRKSFSKDRYFQEGVASDEQLVPEGIEGQVPYRGPLSSVVHQLVGGLRQSMFYVGGRTIPQLQERGRFVRITSAGLKESHPHDIQMTVEAPNYSAKR, encoded by the coding sequence ATGACTGCCAACGTCGACGGAGTGCCCGGAAAATTCGCGACACTCGGGCTGACCTACGACGACGTGCTGCTGCTGCCGGGCCCGTCGGACATGGCACCCGACGAGATCGACACCGCCTCGTACGTCTCCAAGAACGTGCGGGTGAACATCCCGCTGCTGTCCGCCGCCATGGACAAGGTCACCGAGTCGCGCATGGCGATCGCGATGGCCCGCCAGGGCGGCGTGGGCGTGCTCCACCGCAACCTGTCCATCGAGGACCAGGCCAACCAGGTCGACCTGGTCAAGCGCTCCGAGTCCGGCATGGTGGCGAACCCGATCACCATCCACCCGGACGCGACGCTCGCCGAGGCCGACGCGCTGTGCGCCAAGTTCCGCATCAGCGGCGTCCCGGTCACCGACGGGGCCGGCAAGCTGCTCGGCATCGTCACCAACCGTGACATGGCCTTCGAGACCGACCGCTCCCGCCGGGTGCGCGAGGTCATGACGCCGATGCCGCTGGTCACCGGCAAGGTCGGCATCTCCGGCGTCGAAGCCGTGGAGCTGCTGCGCCGCCACAAGATCGAGAAGCTGCCGCTGGTCGACGACGAGGGCGTCCTCAAGGGCCTGATCACGGTCAAGGACTTCGTCAAGGCGGAGAAGTACCCGAACGCGGCCAAGGACGCCGAGGGCCGCCTGCTGGTCGGCGCCGCGGTCGGTGTCGCCGGGGACGCCTTCGAGCGCGCCCAGGCCCTGATCGAGAAGGGTGTCGACTTCATCGTCGTCGACACCGCCCACGGCCACTCCCGCCTGGTCGGCGACATGGTCGCCAAGATCAAGTCGAACTCCTCCGGCGTCGACGTCATCGGCGGCAACATCGCCACCCGCGACGGCGCCCAGGCCCTGGTCGACGCGGGCGCCGACGGCATCAAGGTCGGGGTCGGCCCCGGTTCCATCTGCACCACCCGCGTCGTCGCCGGCGTCGGCGTTCCGCAGGTCACCGCGATCTACGAGGCCGCGCTGGCCGCCAAGGAGGCCGGCGTCCCGGTGATCGGCGACGGCGGTCTGCAGTACTCCGGCGACATCGCCAAGGCCCTGGTCGCCGGCGCCGACACGGTGATGCTGGGCTCGCTGCTCGCGGGCTGCGAGGAGTCGCCGGGCGAGCTGATGTTCATCAACGGCAAGCAGTTCAAGTCCTACCGCGGCATGGGCTCGCTGGGTGCCATGCAGACCCGCGGCGACCGCAAGTCGTTCTCCAAGGACCGCTACTTCCAGGAGGGCGTCGCCTCCGACGAGCAGCTCGTCCCCGAGGGCATCGAGGGCCAGGTGCCCTACCGCGGCCCGCTCTCCTCGGTCGTCCACCAGCTCGTCGGCGGTCTGCGCCAGTCGATGTTCTACGTCGGCGGCCGGACCATCCCCCAGCTCCAGGAGCGGGGCCGGTTCGTCCGGATCACCTCGGCGGGCCTGAAGGAGAGCCACCCGCACGACATCCAGATGACCGTCGAGGCGCCGAACTACAGCGCCAAGCGGTGA
- a CDS encoding GuaB3 family IMP dehydrogenase-related protein: protein MTEIEIGRGKRGRRAYAFDDIAVVPSRRTRDPKEVSIAWQIDAYRFELPFLAAPMDSVVSPATAIRIGELGGLGVLNLEGLWTRYEDPQPLLDEIAELDARSATRRLQEIYAAPIKEELIGQRIKEVRDSGVVTAAALSPQRTAQFSKAVVDAGVDIFVIRGTTVSAEHVSSSHEPLNLKQFIYELDVPVIVGGCATYTAALHLMRTGAAGVLVGFGGGAAHTTRNVLGIQVPMATAVADVAAARRDYMDESGGRYVHVIADGGVGWSGDLPKAIACGADAVMMGSPLARATDAPGKGHHWGMEAVNEELPRGQKVGLGTVGTIEEILTGPSHNPDGSMNFFGALRRAMATTGYSELKEFQRVEVTVADSQHRR, encoded by the coding sequence GTGACTGAGATCGAGATCGGGCGCGGCAAGCGCGGCCGCCGGGCGTACGCCTTCGACGACATCGCCGTCGTCCCCAGCCGCCGTACGCGGGACCCGAAGGAGGTCTCGATCGCCTGGCAGATCGACGCCTACCGCTTCGAGCTGCCGTTCCTGGCCGCCCCCATGGACTCGGTCGTCTCCCCGGCCACCGCGATCCGCATCGGCGAGCTCGGCGGCCTCGGCGTGCTCAACCTGGAAGGGCTGTGGACGCGGTACGAGGACCCGCAGCCGCTGCTGGACGAGATCGCGGAGCTGGACGCGCGGAGCGCGACCCGCCGGTTGCAGGAGATCTACGCCGCCCCGATCAAGGAGGAGCTGATCGGGCAGCGGATCAAGGAGGTGCGCGACTCGGGCGTGGTCACCGCCGCCGCGCTCTCCCCGCAGCGCACGGCCCAGTTCTCCAAGGCCGTCGTGGACGCGGGCGTGGACATCTTCGTCATCCGCGGGACGACGGTCTCGGCCGAGCACGTCTCGTCCTCGCACGAGCCGCTCAACCTGAAGCAGTTCATCTACGAGCTGGACGTCCCGGTGATCGTCGGCGGCTGCGCCACCTACACCGCCGCCCTGCACCTGATGCGCACCGGTGCGGCGGGCGTGCTCGTCGGCTTCGGCGGCGGCGCCGCCCACACCACGCGCAACGTCCTCGGCATCCAGGTGCCCATGGCCACCGCGGTCGCCGACGTGGCCGCCGCCCGCCGGGACTACATGGACGAGTCCGGCGGCCGGTACGTGCACGTGATCGCGGACGGCGGCGTCGGCTGGTCCGGCGACCTGCCCAAGGCGATCGCCTGCGGCGCCGACGCGGTGATGATGGGCTCCCCGCTCGCCCGCGCGACCGACGCGCCGGGCAAGGGCCACCACTGGGGCATGGAGGCCGTCAACGAGGAGCTGCCGCGCGGCCAGAAGGTCGGCCTCGGCACGGTGGGCACGATCGAGGAGATCCTCACCGGCCCGTCCCACAACCCTGACGGCTCCATGAACTTCTTCGGCGCCCTGCGCCGCGCCATGGCCACCACCGGCTACAGCGAGCTCAAGGAGTTCCAGCGCGTCGAGGTCACGGTCGCGGACTCGCAGCACCGGCGGTAG
- a CDS encoding nucleotide sugar dehydrogenase gives MPADLAVIGLGPYGLPLAQAAVAAGIPTLGYRTGPEADPLTPAELRRMLSGGFRTTASPAELGRVRTAVICAPTPPGADGGLDLAQVGAAARTLAGHLRPHTTVILESPVQPGTTEDFLRPVLEKGSGLRAGRDFHLAYSPSRVDPGNRDFTPANTPQVIGGLTPACTESAAAFYGRLTDKVVRARGPREAETVQLLETNFRHVNIALVNEMAVLCHDLGVDLWDVIRCAETKPFGFHAFRPGPGVGGHSVPQDLTGRASRVLRMVELAQQVNDQMPRYVVQRAAALLNEHGKSARGARVLLLGVTYKADLADQQAAPAQEIAVRLMELGASVSYHDPHIPAWTVLDRPVPRVDSLYEAAAEADLTILLQQHRTYDLQGLSVKAQLLLDTRGATPTGAAHRL, from the coding sequence ATGCCCGCAGATCTCGCCGTCATCGGACTCGGCCCGTACGGCCTGCCCCTGGCCCAGGCCGCCGTCGCCGCCGGCATCCCCACCCTGGGCTACCGGACCGGGCCCGAGGCCGACCCGCTCACCCCCGCCGAACTGCGCCGGATGCTCTCGGGGGGCTTCCGGACGACCGCGTCCCCGGCCGAACTCGGCCGGGTGCGCACCGCGGTCATCTGCGCGCCGACCCCGCCGGGCGCGGACGGCGGCCTGGACCTCGCCCAGGTCGGCGCGGCGGCCCGCACCCTCGCCGGCCATTTGCGGCCGCACACCACCGTGATCCTGGAGTCACCGGTGCAGCCGGGCACCACGGAGGACTTCCTCCGCCCGGTCCTGGAGAAGGGCTCGGGGCTGCGCGCCGGACGCGATTTCCACCTCGCCTACTCGCCAAGCCGGGTCGACCCCGGCAACCGCGACTTCACTCCCGCCAACACACCCCAGGTGATCGGCGGCCTCACCCCCGCCTGCACCGAGTCGGCCGCCGCCTTCTACGGCCGCCTCACCGACAAGGTGGTCCGCGCCCGCGGCCCCCGCGAGGCGGAGACGGTCCAGCTCCTGGAGACCAACTTCCGCCACGTCAACATCGCACTCGTGAACGAGATGGCGGTCCTCTGCCACGACCTGGGCGTCGACCTGTGGGACGTCATCCGCTGCGCGGAGACCAAGCCGTTCGGCTTCCACGCCTTCCGCCCCGGCCCCGGCGTCGGCGGCCACTCCGTCCCCCAGGACCTGACCGGCCGCGCCAGCCGCGTCCTGCGCATGGTCGAACTGGCCCAGCAGGTCAACGACCAGATGCCCCGGTACGTCGTCCAGCGCGCCGCCGCCCTCCTCAACGAGCACGGCAAGTCCGCGCGCGGCGCCCGCGTGCTGCTCCTCGGCGTCACCTACAAGGCGGACCTCGCCGACCAGCAGGCGGCCCCCGCCCAGGAGATCGCCGTCCGCCTGATGGAACTGGGCGCCTCCGTGAGCTACCACGACCCGCACATCCCGGCCTGGACCGTCCTGGACCGCCCCGTCCCCCGCGTCGACTCCCTCTACGAGGCCGCCGCCGAGGCCGACCTGACCATCCTCCTCCAGCAGCACCGCACCTACGACCTCCAGGGCCTGTCCGTGAAGGCCCAGCTCCTGCTGGACACCCGCGGCGCCACCCCGACGGGGGCGGCGCACCGGTTGTGA
- a CDS encoding glycerol-3-phosphate dehydrogenase/oxidase, protein MRTATLGPAQRAESLAAMAERELDVLVVGAGVVGAGTALDAATRGLATGLVEARDWASGTSSRSSKLIHGGLRYLEMLDFALVREALKERGLLLERLAPHLVKPVPFLYPLRHKGWERLYAGSGVALYDAMSMARGHGRGLPLHRHLTRRHALRVAPCLKKDALVGALQYYDAQMDDARFVATLVRTAAAYGALAANRARVTGFLREGERVVGARVQDVEAGGEYEIRAKQVVNATGVWTDDTQAMVGERGQFHVRASKGIHLVVPKDRIHSTTGLILRTEKSVLFVIPWGRHWIVGTTDTDWDLDKAHPAASSADIDYLLEHVNSVLAVPLTRDDVEGVYAGLRPLLAGESDATSKLSREHTVAHPVPGLVVIAGGKYTTYRVMAKDAVDEAVHGLDLRVADCVTEDVPLLGAEGYRAMWNARARIAARAGLHVVRVEHLLNRYGSLAEEVLALIADDPSLGAPLHCADDYLRAEIVYAASHEGARHLDDVLTRRTRISIETFDRGTRSAREAAELMAPVLGWDEGQIAREVEHYEKRVEAERESQLQPDDLTADAARLGAPDIVPL, encoded by the coding sequence GTGAGGACAGCGACACTGGGGCCGGCGCAGCGCGCCGAGTCGCTCGCGGCGATGGCCGAGCGGGAACTGGACGTGCTCGTCGTGGGCGCGGGGGTGGTCGGCGCGGGCACCGCCCTCGACGCCGCCACCCGGGGCCTGGCCACCGGCCTGGTCGAGGCGCGGGACTGGGCGTCGGGCACCTCCAGCCGGTCCAGCAAGCTGATCCACGGCGGCCTGCGCTATCTGGAGATGCTCGACTTCGCCCTCGTCCGGGAGGCGCTCAAGGAGCGCGGCCTGCTGCTGGAACGGCTCGCGCCGCACCTGGTCAAGCCGGTGCCGTTCCTGTATCCGCTGCGGCACAAGGGCTGGGAGCGGCTGTACGCCGGTTCGGGCGTCGCCCTCTACGACGCGATGTCGATGGCCCGCGGGCACGGCCGGGGGCTGCCCCTGCACCGGCACCTGACCCGGCGTCACGCCCTGCGGGTCGCGCCCTGCTTGAAGAAGGACGCGCTGGTCGGCGCGCTCCAGTACTACGACGCCCAGATGGACGACGCCCGGTTCGTGGCGACCCTCGTCCGCACCGCGGCGGCGTACGGCGCGCTGGCCGCCAACCGCGCCCGCGTCACCGGGTTCCTGCGCGAGGGCGAGCGGGTCGTCGGCGCCCGGGTGCAGGACGTCGAGGCGGGCGGCGAGTACGAGATCCGCGCCAAGCAGGTCGTCAACGCCACCGGCGTGTGGACCGACGACACCCAGGCGATGGTGGGGGAGCGCGGGCAGTTCCACGTCCGCGCCTCCAAGGGCATCCATCTGGTCGTCCCCAAGGACCGCATCCACTCCACGACCGGGCTGATCCTGCGCACCGAGAAGTCGGTGCTCTTCGTCATCCCCTGGGGCCGGCACTGGATCGTCGGCACCACCGACACCGACTGGGACCTGGACAAGGCCCACCCGGCCGCGTCCAGCGCGGACATCGACTATCTGCTCGAACACGTGAACTCGGTCCTCGCCGTGCCGCTCACCCGCGACGACGTCGAGGGGGTGTACGCGGGCCTGCGCCCGCTGCTGGCCGGCGAGTCGGACGCCACCAGCAAGCTGTCGCGCGAGCACACCGTGGCCCACCCCGTGCCGGGGCTGGTCGTCATCGCGGGCGGCAAGTACACGACGTACCGGGTGATGGCCAAGGACGCCGTGGACGAGGCGGTGCACGGGCTGGACCTGCGGGTCGCCGACTGCGTCACCGAGGACGTCCCGCTGCTCGGCGCCGAGGGCTACCGGGCCATGTGGAACGCCCGCGCGCGCATCGCCGCCCGCGCCGGACTCCACGTCGTGCGCGTGGAGCACCTGCTCAACCGCTACGGCTCGCTGGCCGAGGAGGTGCTGGCCCTCATCGCCGACGACCCCTCCCTGGGCGCGCCGCTGCACTGCGCCGACGACTACCTGCGCGCCGAGATCGTCTACGCCGCCTCGCACGAGGGCGCCCGCCATCTGGACGACGTGCTGACCCGCCGCACCCGCATCTCCATCGAGACCTTCGACCGGGGCACCCGCAGCGCCCGCGAGGCCGCCGAGCTGATGGCGCCGGTGCTGGGCTGGGACGAGGGCCAGATCGCACGGGAGGTCGAGCACTACGAGAAGCGGGTGGAGGCCGAGCGGGAGTCGCAGCTCCAGCCGGACGACCTGACGGCGGACGCGGCACGGCTCGGGGCGCCGGACATCGTGCCGCTGTAG